One part of the Candida albicans SC5314 chromosome R, complete sequence genome encodes these proteins:
- a CDS encoding uncharacterized protein (Putative ortholog of S. cerevisiae Laa1p; likely to be essential for growth, based on an insertional mutagenesis strategy), with product MENFDQILDRFEKSEVFNYLTSLSAKLSNENETKSIQESDYLIYLSQLNQLVEKANITLDTKKKKSTTETTNPNNESKQTRQAISFNIYRLVSKNYISVLHKIPSKIYDLGNQLVNNLVIDDKGELSPITQVSIIILIDLFENFPNSLGSLINFSITQLYKILKKYPNINSNLIFLLNSITKNATKLDIDDKMQSKLMKIVTKGIINETISYNMEIECTSNVLIKKNYVLCYKNLLLLMVSTNYEMLLAASTSSTSAGAKMKPETIMKQQHDFQMNLLTTNEKIFNYCLSNFSKEIRIAMVELLANLLINFVPTGKFNAIEYLVTLFPLPEYNQWDSNLLMKVGENGEPIVDIRKEKNTLMGHDSESIINSSLELSLFQASVTETIIFYLQLEQFQNLEFLSNNLTFILEVILAKFVELNNMENHFMNQEWNKVLKYWSTVIEYIVQETGSASHEVLCSFIYGKFVPDSNNEDISSQDQHQQQQQLVRTQSLNKQRKRESKIFSFKTKQSSKKKNVSNWEIKPYQNPYQAYFLLFIIDMLLPYGVSFESLKKDEKPTNKDIPVGEEEEELELDLPHGSSETGSSFIRGILLNLIVNNNYYIRSYATQTLLVYAKNNQAEINQLILHTFRLVDQEHKHSDKETPGGDQNINPISSVRLLGYSLALSSLIKQTDPALLQNSTIVKVLSFCTQSLKHNTQSGVKNSSCWIILSSLVTLHNFSEYVKLNSSQFLVFWKSLLTSQFMSTSISASTPEGQTKEVIFNLMLRNFSLVCLLNYLNSVELTPESLKQIQFLLTKSYNYLTYLESNIEVVGAVTLFNNTNFNELDYNVNMLSNLLYTNYAFNNKLSTDRVFISLILYSKKIIFQSFTKLATLLKNEINSNMVIFLIKVFSDAKLFSRIPSTDNEKSKSKSKTLNQVADIADNLVLNEDYNYSFGVTSKLQHESMNIDELLIKFPFQFGIEETQWLRKTFTFATTPLPKSSIESEYSLETGSWFDYFEKIAFSSVDHSINYEPGIVLTQNYSTHYKYSTNLTTSLVDLSIELFQLVFPYLSTKIQFSLLEQIRNSLTSSSIDPLRLKAIQINVSVTLHGLISNIVKKKIAVEESILLVIIDIVKKMPMEYDQLIIKINASTLGLVGQLLDKNGVSGQITTLINDIVTDSNPYKRGFSLLALSYIYSNTKLGFSDIYHISLQLLNDPNPIVYHFTIISTRQLFEFNHDNLSLIPTVLNKIFSNYLNDSFGYDLSNKVLVNLETKYNSIAEITKLLKLFVGSLGPALRDWEIDEKLKLKDMIISLSYGIGLSTLNDYVEVYKQLLLLFQELIIYDPNLMEGEITFFRDLLNLIISKNLKISLASVSPTSLTTDTIFPFNTSFDLYSGAYECYYELLKILGVDILTQDTINLLWVSMNIKPCLELKQFIKLWLESSLDKNWFAILNSLFKLSSKKLIGPFIETNYQQKLLPLSQRQKKKNAQNVDFRDEEIENIVGGDESSDMDKNEPISWEFKLFIYEMLNHLLDLASGNSQLIERLKSKIPDIVKLSFLGSTSSITEIKLKGIELLNRSLALFGELEDPLYPSVSILEQQQAQIISALIPCFSPGNDYKVIVNAINVSSKFINLPRIKFYSKQRILKTLIYLLEEISSNKFVRFGFLESMSEFGRKSIQLAILNCWAVLKIDSYEDPENIEPEFEETLTNYSALLTSLWILVLREFSTLKYSESSSRELEIYGNYWINLISILSLESERDNEFINQYLPGDAQNFFFILFSQCMESLIKNRKVPEILTSVKRLVKNPTLVTLLFNDEIFGEIVDLFDRLILIDDDTEIQCSLVEIISSLFQTFVQCHQDNLECGFDKLFELIRISMLPLFRILPFLRSDYDANNETNQLLLKHVGDAANLLILKKALESLLKMIDLLPTIVRTDLYSCLLYILSKIYESRNKLLISVVVPFLKKIVIDTKECAPELINIFYKTIRSYFEIEVENNYSIITMLILVTNGGLTLNADESQKLSNALLQLLESKDTAPTGIQCIKSLIQLSYVSKENNLVVKFLISDLIKHITRVNETNHIDLKIAIEILMLFTRLVINDEQKQVALYSIIIPVLVKSVDEVDNLYLHEKLIVLVRQSASSFKQVVNKYLDDNQKKLTEEIVTSSVAKNTVANQSVDSFDQVPEIQLKTFGV from the coding sequence atggaaaattttgatcAAATACTTGATCGTTTTGAAAAACTGGAAGTTTTTAACTATTTGACTAGTTTAAGTGCAAAATTAtctaatgaaaatgaaaccaaatcaattcaagAGTCcgattatttgatttatttaagtcaattgaatcaactTGTAGAAAAAGCCAATATCACCTTAGatacaaaaaagaagaaactgaCTACAGAAACCACCAACCCCAACAATGaatcaaaacaaactaGACAAGcaatttcattcaatatttATCGATTAgtatcaaaaaattatatacTGGTTTTACATAAAATTCCATCTAAAATTTATGATTTGGGTAATCAATTGGTTAATAATTTGgttattgatgataaagGTGAACTTTCTCCTATAACTCAagtatcaattattattttaattgatttatttgaaaatttcccTAATTCATTGGGgtcattaatcaatttttcaataaccCAATTATACAAAATATTAAAGAAATATCCCAACATCAATagtaatttgatttttttgttgaattcaattacaaaaaatgCCACCAAATTggatattgatgataaaatgCAATCCAAACTCATGAAAATTGTCACCAAAGGGATTATCAATGAAACTATATCATATAATATGGAAATTGAATGTACTTCAAATGtattaataaagaaaaattatgtGTTATGTtataaaaatttgttgttattgatgGTTTCAACAAACTATGAAATGCTTCTTGCTgcttcaacatcatcaacttcTGCTGGGGCGAAAATGAAACCAGAAACTATtatgaaacaacaacatgattttcaaatgaatttattaactactaatgaaaaaattttcaattattgtttatcaaatttttctaaaGAAATCAGAATTGCCATGGTTGAATTATTAgcaaatttattgattaattttgtCCCCACAGGGAAATTTAATGCCATTGAATATCTTGTGACTCTTTTTCCCTTGCCGGAATATAATCAATGGGATTCCAATCTTTTAATGAAAGTTGGTGAAAATGGTGAACCTATAGTTGATATtagaaaagagaaaaataCTTTAATGGGTCATGATAGTGAATCTATTATAAATTCAAGTTTagaattatcattatttcaAGCTAGTGTCACAGaaacaattattttttatttacaattggaacaatttcaaaatcttgaatttttatcaaataatttaacGTTTATTTTAGAAGTGATATTAgcaaaatttgttgaattaaataatatgGAAAATCATTTTATGAATCAAGAATGGAATaaagttttgaaatattgGAGTACAGTTATAGAATACATTGTGCAAGAGACTGGTTCCGCATCTCATGAAGTGCTTTGCAGTTTTATTTATGGTAAATTTGTACCGgattcaaataatgaagatatttCTTCACAAgatcaacatcaacaacaacaacaacttgtTAGAACTCAAAGTttaaacaaacaaagaaaacgGGAATcgaaaatattttcatttaaaacAAAGCAAAGTtcgaaaaagaaaaatgtaTCTAATTGGGAAATTAAACCATATCAAAACCCATACCAAGCctattttttgttgtttataattGATATGTTATTACCATATGGTGTCAGTTTTGAGTCGTTGAAAAAAGATGAGAAACCAACAAATAAGGATATTCCAGTGggagaagaagaggaagaattagaattgGATCTCCCCCACGGTTCGTCAGAAACGGGGTCATCATTTATAAGAGGGATATTGCTTAATTTGATTGTCAACAATAATTACTATATTAGAAGCTATGCAACTCAAACGTTATTAGTATATGCAAAGAATAATCAAGCAgagataaatcaattgattttacaCACATTTAGATTGGTGGATCAAGAACACAAACATTCAGATAAGGAGACACCTGGAGGAGATCAAAACATCAATCCTATTTCCTCTGTCAGATTATTGGGTTACTCTTTAGCATTACTGTCATTAATCAAACAAACAGATCCTGCGTTACTTCAAAATCTGACTATAGTCAAAGTATTGAGTTTTTGTACACAAAGTTTAAAACATAATACTCAATCAGGGGTTAAGAATTCTAGTTGTTGGATTATATTATCATCACTTGTCACTTTACACAATTTTTCCGAATAtgttaaattaaattcatcACAGTTTCTTGTGTTTTGGAAAAGTTTATTAACTTCACAGTTTATGAGTACTTCAATAAGTGCCAGTACCCCTGAGGGGCAAACTAAAGAAgtaatttttaatttaatgTTGAGAAATTTTAGTTTGGTTtgtttattgaattatttgaattcagTTGAATTGACACCAGAATcattaaaacaaattcaatttttactTACTAAATCATACAATTATTTGACATATCTTGAAAGCAACATTGAAGTAGTTGGTGCCGTTACtttattcaacaatacTAATTTCAATGAGTTGGATTATAATGTAAACATGCTTAGTAATTTGCTTTACACCAATTATgcattcaataataaattatcaaccGACAGAGTATTTATAAGTCTCATATTATACagtaaaaaaatcattttccAAAGTTTCACCAAATTGGCCACTTTGctcaaaaatgaaataaattcCAATAtggtgatttttttaatcaaagTATTTAGTGATGccaaattattttcaagaattCCATCAACAGACAAtgaaaaatccaaatctaAATCCAAAACACTTAATCAAGTTGCCGATATAGCTGATAATTTGGTATTGAATGAAGattataattattcatttgGGGTTACAAGTAAATTACAACATGAATCGATGAATATAGATGaattattgattaaatttCCATTCCAATTTGGTATTGAAGAAACTCAATGGTTGAGAAAAACTTTTACTTTTGCAACTACACCATTACCTAAACTGTCTATTGAAAGTGAATATTCATTGGAAACTGGGTCATGgtttgattattttgaaaaaattgcGTTTCTGTCAGTTGATCATTCCATAAATTATGAACCAGGAATTGTTTTAACACAAAATTATTCTACTCATTATAAATATCTGACCAATTTAACCACATCTTTGgttgatttatcaattgaattatttcaattggttTTCCCTTATTTAAGCAcgaaaattcaattttcattACTTGAACAAATACGTAATTCATTAACATCAAGTTCAATTGATCCTTTAAGATTGAAAGCCATACAAATAAATGTTTCTGTTACATTACATggattgatttcaaatattgtgaaaaagaaaattgcTGTTGAAGAAAGTATTTTActtgttattattgatattgttaaAAAAATGCCCATGGAATatgatcaattaatcattaaaatcaatGCCTCAACTTTAGGTTTAGTGGGCCAATTACTTGATAAAAATGGTGTTAGTGGACAAATCACAACTTTGATAAATGATATAGTAACTGATCTGAATCCATACAAAAGAGGATTCTCCTTGTTGGCACTTTCgtatatttattcaaatacCAAATTAGGATTTTCCGACATTTATCATATTTCTttacaattattgaatgatCCAAATCCTATAGTTTATCATTTCACAATTATTTCCACGAGacaattgtttgaatttaatcATGATAATTTACTGTTAATACCAACCGttttaaacaaaattttttccaattatttaaatgattcTTTTGGTTATGATTTGTCTAATAAAGTTTTAGTCAATTTAGAAACCAAATATAATTCCATTGCCGAAATAactaaattattgaaattatttgttggttCATTGGGACCAGCATTACGTGATTGGGAAATCGatgagaaattgaaattaaaagacATGATTATTTCATTAAGTTATGGAATAGGGTTATCAACTTTAAATGATTATGTTGAAgtttataaacaattattattattattccaagaattgattatatatGATCCTAATTTAATGGAAGGAGAAATCACATTTTTCCGagatttgttgaatttaatcatttctaaaaatttgaaaatctCATTAGCTAGTGTTTCTCCAACTTCATTGACCACCGATACAATTTTCCCATTTAATACtagttttgatttatattctGGTGCTTATGAATGCTATTAcgaattattgaaaatactTGGTGTTGACATTTTGACTCAAGATACTATTAATTTACTTTGGGTATCGATGAATATTAAACCTTGtttagaattgaaacaatttatcaaattatgGTTAGAAAGCAGTTTAGACAAAAATTGGTTTGCTATattaaattctttattcaaattaagttccaagaaattgattggtCCATTTATCGAAActaattatcaacaaaaattgttacCTTTACTGCAACgtcaaaaaaagaagaatgcacaaaatgttgattttagagatgaagaaattgaaaatattgttggtggtgatgaaaGTTCCGATATGGATAAAAATGAACCTATATCTTGGGAATTTAAATTGTTCATTTATGAAATGTTAAATCATTTGTTGGATTTAGCACTGGGGAATTCACAATTAATCGAAAGATTGAAACTGAAAATTCCTGATATTGTCAAACTTTCATTTTTAGGATCAACTTCTTCCATAACagaaataaaattaaaaggtattgaattgttgaataGATCATTAGCGTTATTTGGAGAATTAGAAGATCCATTGTATCCAAGTGTTTCTATTttggaacaacaacaagcacAAATAATCAGTGCATTAATACCTTGCTTTAGTCCTGGTAATGATTATAAAGTTATTGTCAATGCCATCAATGTGTCTtccaaatttattaatctTCCAAGAATTAAATTCTATTCAAAGCAaagaattttgaaaactttgatttatttattagaagaaatttCATCCAATAAATTTGTTCGTTTTGGATTTTTAGAAAGCATGTCAGAATTTGGTAGAAAATCTATTCAATTGgcaattttaaattgttgggcagtattaaaaattgattcttaTGAAGATCCAGAAAATATTGAACCCGAGTTTGAAGAGACATTAACCAATTATTCAGCATTATTGACATCACTTTGGATATTGGTGTTACGAGAATTTTCTACATTGAAATATAGTGAATCATCAAGCAGAGAATTGGAGATTTATGGTAATTATTggataaatttgattagtATATTGAGTTTAGAACTGGAACgtgataatgaatttattaatcaatatttaCCAGGTGATGCTcagaatttctttttcattttgttcaGTCAATGTATGGAATCTTTAATTAAGAACCGCAAAGTTCCAGAGATTTTGACTTCAGTGAAAAGATTAGTTAAAAATCCAACATTGGTTACActtttatttaatgatgaaatatttggagaaattgttgatttattcGATagattaattttaattgatgatgacaCCGAAATTCAATGTTCTCTTGTGGAAATTATTAGTAGTTTATTCCAAACATTTGTTCAATGCCATCAAGATAATTTGGAATGTGGATTTGATAAGTTGTTTGAGTTGATTAGAATTTCCATGTTACCTTTATTCCGTATATTACCCTTTTTACGTTCAGATTACGATGCCAATAACGAAACTAATCAATTGTTACTTAAACATGTTGGAGATGCAGcgaatttattaattttgaaaaaagctTTAGAaagtttattgaaaatgattgaTTTACTCCCGACAATTGTTAGAACTGATTTATATTCTTGTTTGTTGTATATCTTGTCAAAGATTTATGAGAGTCGAAATAAATTACTAATTTCCGTGGTTGTgccatttttgaaaaaaattgttattgataCCAAAGAGTGTGCTCctgaattaattaatattttctaCAAAACCATCCGTCtgtattttgaaattgaagtAGAAAACAATTATTCTATTATAACAATGTTAATACTTGTGACTAATGGTGGGTTAACCTTAAATGCAGATGAATCTCAAAAATTGAGTAATGCTTTGTTGCAATTGTTGGAAAGTAAAGATACAGCACCTACTGGAATTCAGTgtattaaatcattaatacAACTTTCTTACGTGCTGAAGGAAAATAATTTGGTGgtcaaatttttgattagtGATCTAATAAAACACATTACTAGAGTAAATGAAACTAATCAtatagatttgaaaattgccATTGAAATATTAATGTTGTTTACAAGATTGGTGATCAATGATGAACAGAAACAAGTGGCATTATATTCTATAATCATTCCCGTGTTAGTTAAATCTGTGGATGAAGTTGacaatttatatttacatGAGAAATTGATTGTCTTGGTACGGCAAAGTGCAAGTAGCTTTAAACAAGTTGTCAACAAATATCTCGATGACAACCAAAAGAAACTAactgaagaaattgttacTTCAAGTGTTGCAAAAAACACCGTTGCTAACCAATCTGTTGATTCTTTTGATCAAGTTCcagaaattcaattaaagaCATTTGGTGTATAG
- a CDS encoding uncharacterized protein (Ortholog of C. dubliniensis CD36 : Cd36_26090, C. parapsilosis CDC317 : CPAR2_801510, Candida tenuis NRRL Y-1498 : CANTEDRAFT_137093 and Debaryomyces hansenii CBS767 : DEHA2F20548g), whose protein sequence is MPPPSTPNPRTSNVLPTNQEQSEDIPSSSSSPNFSRYEEANTLDSMQRFRNASNTTNNTSSFSRLNSINLVSDYMYRNLHAEYNDHAINEPDAHFRSRILRHISDMHRLQNHFNELINTREQRNTLDHELAINTIPVQLRNLSRELTRNDNREAYYIETTDEDDQSFQEDDDPNVIYYSDNHDESDVIEVDDDESALSDDASAALRQDVRNNERLIVTSARNNSALYPYRSSLLGTTSALPLRRQNAIRIRQPPNKQGEEHAKSTNKDGNLITEVLNEEANALRTDISKFYQALQASGCFQGESPLFEKNYHDHGANFRKLYLTGPNGGSAMITEYRLSNLDQRMDAYLQSRRNRSLWQKTTLPIPPPPTLDKKRSRGIAKRTSKKQKLIHNTDDEVAKYVDDAPSNFPKTRCTYSKTEKEAIMNGLPSSLLESGSSYSVGISADPLYRCDVNFTDVNKIIHGVFSFTPEEKSPLLSVLLKLHNFTKFFCGFNDYAQNLPRSKILVRKLNVLDRISIDNKVHFNNFKTRGVNIPFNGHLVDFRNRDLRFLNYDSNESFSSRFKTNRVRLQLLEWMKLHPFIQFKENYFLSFLREVNDSMGYICEAKMKKSTKSQALNTVKDFISNLHELTKDFSFIKDTNSPLLEEQRKQKQCSRRYKDLFVDEWERYLTGKLCQNITTKESNTLINVQLNFILFVLEVDLSKFLDNFMDFIFQHCDNNDYINNYRKVYRNILSDEAKESDNYRAILICSIDRKTGAIEIHNTLPYLHYKDRSIKNTNFILSSDHNLSTYSSRNTYVYDDFEIFEGENVPLNSGTFNTSINLDGSTEAVVDSNLTGTVKLGTPVCDMV, encoded by the coding sequence ATGCCGCCACCATCTACCCCAAATCCCCGTACAAGTAATGTCCTACCAACGAATCAAGAACAATCAGAAGACATACCATCTCTGTCTTCTTCACCGAATTTTTCTAGATACGAAGAAGCCAACACACTAGATTCAATGCAACGGTTTAGAAATGCCTCaaacaccaccaataaCACTAGTCTGTTTTCAAGGTTAAACTCAATAAATTTGGTTTCTGATTATATGTACCGAAATCTTCATGCTGAATATAATGACCATGCAATAAATGAACCAGATGCACATTTCCGATCACGCATACTTCGACATATCAGTGACATGCATAGATTACAAAATCATTTCAACGAACTAATAAACACACGAGAGCAAAGAAATACATTGGATCATGAATTGGCTATAAATACAATCCCTGTGCAATTGAGAAATTTATCTAGGGAATTGACAAGAAATGACAATAGAGAAGCATATTACATCGAAACAacagatgaagatgatcaAAGTTTCCAAGAGGATGATGATCCAAATGTGATCTATTACTCAGACAACCACGATGAATCTGATGTCATTGAAGTTGACGATGATGAGAGTGCACTCAGTGATGATGCGTCTGCCGCTCTTCGACAAGATGTACGGAATAACGAGAGGCTAATAGTAACATCAGCACGAAACAATAGTGCCTTGTATCCATATAGATCTTCTTTACTAGGGACAACAAGCGCCCTTCCATTGAGAAGACAAAATGCCATTCGAATACGCCAACCACCAAATAAACAGGGAGAAGAACATGccaaatcaacaaacaaagatGGAAACTTGATTACTGAAGTACTTAACGAGGAAGCAAATGCGTTGCGAACAGATATTAGTAAGTTTTATCAAGCATTACAAGCACTGGGCTGCTTTCAAGGAGAGTCTCCGTTGTTTgagaaaaattatcatgATCACGGTGCCAATTTCAGAAAATTATATCTAACCGGTCCGAACGGCGGGAGTGCGATGATAACAGAATATCGGCTTCTGAATTTAGATCAACGTATGGATGCATATTTACAGAGTAGAAGAAACCGTCTGCTTTGGCAAAAAACTACTCTTCCTATCCCGCCACCTCCCACACTTGACAAAAAGAGATCTCGAGGAATCGCAAAAAGGACTtccaaaaaacaaaaattgatccATAATACTGATGATGAAGTTGCAAAATATGTTGATGATGCACCATCTAATTTTCCGAAAACTAGGTGTACATATTCAAAAACCGAAAAGGAAGCTATAATGAATGGTTTACCAAGCAGTTTGTTGGAATCAGGTTCAAGTTATTCTGTTGGCATTTCTGCTGACCCATTATACAGATGTGATGTAAATTTCACTGAtgtaaataaaataattcatGGTGTTTTCAGTTTTACACCAGAAGAGAAGTCCCCTTTATTGTCAGTGCTATTAAAGCTACACAATTTTACCAAATTTTTCTGTGGCTTTAATGATTATGCCCAAAATTTACCCAGAAGCAAAATATTAGTAAGGAAACTTAACGTTTTGGATAgaatatcaattgataacaaAGTacatttcaataattttaaaacgCGTGGAGTAAATATTCCGTTTAATGGTCATTTAGTGGATTTTAGAAACCGGGATTTGCGGTTTTTGAATTATGATTCCAATGAATCATTTTCTTCCAGattcaaaacaaacagAGTTAGATTGCAATTATTGGAATGGATGAAGTTACATCcttttattcaatttaaagAAAACTATTTTTTAAGTTTTTTGAGAGAAGTTAATGATAGTATGGGTTATATTTGTGAAGCcaaaatgaagaaatcaacaaaGTCTCAAGCATTAAATACAGTGAAAGattttatttcaaacttGCATGAATTGACCAAAGATTTCCTGTTTATTAAAGACACGAATCTGCCACTACTTGAAGAACAacgaaaacaaaaacaatgtTCCAGACGTTACAAAgatttatttgttgatgaatgGGAAAGATATTTAACTGGAAAATTGTGCCAGAATATAACTACCAAAGAATCCAACACTCTTATAAACgttcaattaaatttcattttatttgttttggaAGTAGATTTATCTAAATTCTTGGATAATTTCATGGACTTTATTTTCCAACATTGTGATAACAATgattatatcaataattatcGGAAAGTATACCGCAATATACTATCAGATGAAGCAAAAGAATCAGATAATTATCGAGCCATACTAATTTGTTCCATAGATAGAAAAACCGGGGCTATAGAAATACACAATACCCTCCCCTACTTGCATTATAAAGATCGATCAATAAAGAACACCAACTTTATATTGTCTAGTGATCATAATCTATCCACCTATTCTAGCAGAAACACCTACGTTTAcgatgattttgaaatctttgAAGGTGAAAACGTGCCGTTGAACTCGGGGACATTTAATACTAGCATAAATCTTGACGGTCTGACTGAAGCAGTTGTCGACCTGAACTTAACCGGAACAGTAAAACTAGGCACGCCCGTCTGTGACATGGTTTAA
- a CDS encoding uncharacterized protein (Ortholog(s) have role in mitochondrial respiratory chain complex assembly and mitochondrion localization) → MTEITETKKEADTPIIPKNTNTTATTTPTTKQQPTKLISDEVEKDTSKVDFTKGGVEEFKFYPDNPKSHRHKYKWSMKEPSKFYDPCEESRMASMDCLYRNQDDKYACQEFFDAYRECRKDFFRKKRQDNRDGAKGWGW, encoded by the coding sequence ATGACGGAGATTACTGAAACTAAAAAGGAAGCAGATACACCCATAATTCCAAAGAATACTAAtactactgctactacCACCCCTACCACAAAACAGCAACCCACAAAATTGATATCAGATGAAGTGGAAAAAGATACTTCAAAAGTTGATTTTACTAAAGGTGGTGTAGAGGAATTTAAATTCTATCCTGACAATCCTAAAAGTCATAGACATAAATACAAATGGTCAATGAAAGAACCTTCTAAATTTTATGACCCATGTGAAGAGAGTAGAATGGCTTCTATGGATTGCTTATATCGTAATCAGGATGACAAGTATGCATGTCAAGAGTTTTTTGATGCTTATAGGGAATGTCGGAAAGATTTCTTTAGAAAAAAGAGACAAGACAATAGAGATGGAGCCAAAGGATGGGGTTGGTAA